ACCGATGGCAAACTGTGGCCCGAACCGAACTTGCGCGCAGATATCAGTGATGAAGCTTGGATAGTTAACGCCAATTATTTCGATGTGGGCTTACTCCTTCCGTTGCGAGAACTGATTGCTTTGCCGGAAGGTGCTGAAGATGCTATCAGTGCTTTGTCTCCGGAAGGGATAGCGCAGGACATTCGCGTCGAGCAGCCAAAAGGTGGAGAGGTTCGATATTCTGCCGCGCTGAAAAATGTCAGCTTCAACCATTGGACATACTTACCAGAAGTTCACAAGCTGGACATGATACTTGCAGGCGTCGGCAAGAACGGCAAAGTCACGTTGGCCATGACAGACGATATCCTGCCGTATGGCGACTTCTTTCAGGCGCCGCTCAATATTGAGCAGGGTGATGTAGTTGGTTACTGGCAGCTGCATGAAGATAGCGTGACTATCTGGTCTGACCGTGTGGCTGTTCGCTCACCTCATCTGGATGTGATGGGTGAGTTTCGTTTGGATATCCCTTTTGGTGATCGTAGTTCCTGGCTTGCGTTTTACGCCGAAGCTAGTTTGAACAATGCTGGCCAGACATGGCGATATTTACCTGCTTTAGCCCTCGATGAAGAGCTTACCGACTATCTTTCTGCGGCGATTCGCGGAGGGCAGGCTGATCACGCCAAACTCTTATGGTTTGGCGACTTTGAAACCTTCCCGTACCCAGAACATCAGGGAATTTTTCAGGCTTATGTGCCGCTTAAAAATGGACAGTTTAGCTTTGATACCCAATGGCCGACACTGACTGATTTGGAGCTGGAGCTGCTGTTCCAAAATGACGCCCTATACCTCGATGCATCCAATGTCGGATTGATGGGCGCCCGCGGTTTCGGTTTGAAAGGGGAAATCCCCTCTTTCAGCGATGACAACAGTGTACTTTTAATTGACGCTAATGTGACATCAAGCGGCGCTGACCTGCATGACTATATGTTGGCGACACCACTTGTCGATTCTGTTGGTGCTGCACTGACCCATGTGCAGGTTGATGGGAAAGTGAATGGCAAAATTTCACTGAATATCCCGCTCAATGGGGATGATGTATTGGCTAAGGGTCAGGCATCGCTGAAAAATAGCACCGTCTCCATTGTCAGCCCTGAAATGACGTTTGAGAAAGTTAGCGGCAACATCAAATTTGATAACGATGTGGTGTGGGCGAAAAAGCTCAAAGCCAATCTATTGGCTCAGCCCATCAATATCGGGTTTAAAGGTGAAACCGAGTCCGATAACTACCTGGTTAACATTGATATTGATGGTAACTGGGAAGCAGACAGGCTGAAGGCCGCGTTGGCCCAGCCAGACATGTCCTTCATTGAAGGGAAATCTGCATGGGACTTAAATGTTGGCATTGCACTGAAAGATGTTGGCTTTACCTATGACGTGAAGCTGGATGCTGATCTGACGACCTTAGATTTCAACTTGCCGTCTCCACTGGATAAGCCTTCGTTTATCAAAGGTCAGGGGAGCATGAAAGCCTCTGGCGATGCACAAAGTCTGGTCGGGCAGGTAGAACTGCCAAACGTGAAATATCAGGCCAATATTGATATCAGCGGCGAGCTGCCCGTGGTGACTAAAAGCCGCACTGTAATTGGTGATGGGGAGCTTTCTCTGCAGCCACTAACGGGGAATGCGGTCAGCATTGATGTCCCTGTTCTGGATCTACATGCATGGAAAGATGTGGTCGCAAAAGCTGAGGCCGCGCACCGCAACTCCAAAGATTCCATGCCCATTGTTCTGCCAAACCCTTCGCGCCTGAATGTAAAAGCCGACAAGGTTCAGGCCGGAGAGTTAATCTTCAATAACTTTTCCATGGCAGCACGGAAGAAAAGTGATGGTTTCCATGTATTGGTTGGCAGTGAAGAGCTGGCAGGTGATGCCTGGTGGGATGAAGATGATTTCCTGACTGTTTCTATAGATCACCTGTTCCTCAATATGGATTTAGACAAAGAGACGGCGGAAGAAAACGCTGGGCGCAAAGGTGCCCGACTGGCGAACGATGTTGATCAGGTCCTGATGTACTACATCCCATCGACTGATCTGACTATCAATGAGTTATGGTTGCAGGGGTACCGAGTTGGTAAGGTTGAAACCCAACTGCTGAAGCGTGGAAAGACGATAACCATGCCGAAGTTTGCCATCGACAGCGGCGGTGCCCGGATTCGCGCCAATGGTGATTGGTCTATCTCGAATAAAGGGTTTAACCATTCTGAACTTACCTTTGATGTATCGGCGAAAAATAGCAGCGATCTCATGGGACGCTTTGCTGTTACTGGCGGTATTCAGGATGCAACGGTGAAAACCTCGGGTGAGCTTAGCTTTGACGGTGCGCCTTGGTCTTTGAATGTTGAAACCCTGAATGGCGTGCTCGAAACCAAAATCGAGAATGGATATATCAGTGGTGTTGGCGGCGCAGGGCGTTTGCTTGGTCTGTTTAGCCTGGATTCCATCTTGCGGAAAATGCAGCTCGACTTTACTGGTGTGTTTGAGGACGGCCTTGCTTTTGATGAGATCAGCGGTAGTGCCTCAATCACTAACGGGGTAGTTGTCACGGATAATATCCAGATGAATGCGCTCGCAGGTGATATGTTTATTAGAGGGATAGCAAATCTTGCGAAAAATCAGGTTAATGCGGACGTGAGATTCGTGCCTGATTTGACCTCAGGGATTCCGGTTTTGACCGCATTTGCTGTCACCCCTCAAACCGCACTCTATGTTTTGGCAGTCACTACCGTGCTCTCGCCAGTTGTAGATGTGTTCACACAGGTTCGTTATCAGGTAAGCGGGGCCATTGATGATCCCGTCGTCAGGGAAGTCTCGCGCAGCACAGGCGAAGTGACGTTGCCTGAGCAAGCTACCAAGCGCTTGCGGGAACAGCAGAAGGAGCAATGAGTAATGACCAAATTTGGCGTCGTACAAATGAATTCAGGGATGGATCCCGAGGCAAATCTGGAAGTAATGGAAGGCCAGCTTAAACATCTGAAAACACAAGGTGCCCGTTTGGTGCTGACGCCAGAAAACTGTCTGGTGTTTGGCACAAAGGAAGACTACGACAAGCACGCCGAGGTACTTGGTCATGGTCCTTTGCAAAAGAAGCTTTCCCAGTTGGCATTTGAACTCGGTATTTGGCTGGTGATGGGGTCATTTCCCATCCGCAACAACGACGGTACCTTGAGCACAACCTGTCTGGTTTACGATGCTGCCGGTAACCTGCGTGCTTCCTATGAAAAGCTGCATATGTTTGATGTTGATATCGCCGACAATCACCGTAGCTATCGAGAGTCAGATACATTCAAGTCCGGTGACAACTTGGTGCTGGTCGATACGCCTTTCGGCACTCTTGGGCTCTCTATTTGCTATGACATCCGTTTTCCACAGCTCTATTCTGCACTTCGCCAGCGCGGCGCAGACATCATAGTGGTGCCAGCAGCGTTTACGAAAGTGACCGGTGCGGCGCACTGGGAAGTGTTGCTGAGAGCACGTGCGATTGAAACACAATGTTGGGTCCTTGCAGCGGCGCAATGTGGCAGCCATCAGGGCGGCCGAGAAACCTATGGTCATTCAATGATTGTTGACCCGTGGGGACAAGTGGTCACAGGTCTGAACGAGCAGATTGGCACTGCTTGGGCAGATATCGATTTGGCCTCTAACAGCGCTATTCGCAGCAAAATGCCTGTCATGCAACATGCCCGGTTGCAATGCGCGATGAAATAGCGCAGTCTCGAACCCATATCTCTCCCGTAATACACCTCATTGCGGGACATTCCTTTTTTAGCGCTAAAGAGCAGTTTATTCATGAGCCTGGAACACGTGGAAGAAACCATGCTGCACCTTTCCGGTGTCAGTAAAAGTCAACTAAGCCAAACGCTTGAACATTTGGCTGCAAGAAACATCGACTATGGTGATGTTTACTTCCAGTCGTGCTGGCACGAATCGCTGGTGCTTGAAGATTCGATCATCAAAGACGGCTCATTCAACATTGATCGTGGTGTTGGCGTCCGAGCTATTACTGGCGAAAAAACTGGATTTGCTTATTCAGACCAGATCAATGCCGATGCCTTGATGCAAAGCGCGACCGCTGCACGTGGAATTGCAGACAAAGGCGGAAAGCTAAAAGTGTCTGCGTTTGCTTCACGCCAATACCCAATGATTTATCAGGCGATTGACCCGCTGAAGAGCATGTCCAAAGAGGAGAAAATCGCACTGCTGAAAGAAGTCGATGCTTATGTTCGCGCTAAGGAGCCTTTGGTGCAGGAAGTATCAGTCAGCATTGTGGGTGTGTATGAGCAGGTATTGATTGCGGCAACCGATGGCACTTATGCAGCGGATGTTCGCCCTCTGGTCCGTTTCTCTGTTAGCGTGCTGGTGGAGAAAGATGGCCGCCGTGAGCGCGGTTCTGCGGGCGGTGGTGGCCGTTTTGCTTATACCTATTTCATCTCGGAAGAGGACGGTAAAACCGTCGCAATGAATTACGCGGATGAGGCAGTCAGACAGGCACTGGTGAACCTTCATGCCAAGGGCGCGCCCGCAGGTACTATGCCAGTGGTTCTGGGTGCAGGCTGGCCAGGTGTTTTACTGCATGAAGCGGTAGGCCATGGCCTTGAAGGTGACTTCAACCGTAAAGAGTCTTCTGTGTTTACCGGTCAGGTTGGCGAACAGGTGACCTCCCCACTTTGTACCATCGTTGATGATGGCACCTTACAAGATCGCCGTGGCTCGCTGAACATTGACGATGAAGGCGTACCGGGTCAGTACAATGTGCTGATTGAAAATGGCATCTTGAAAGGTTACATGCAGGATAAGCATAATGCGCACCTGATGGGTGTGGCGCCAACGGGCAATGGCCGTCGTGAATCCTATGCTCACTTGCCAATGCCTCGCATGACTAACACATACATGCTGGCAGGTGAAAGCTCACCGGAAGATATTATCAGCAGTGTGGAATACGGCCTATACGCACCTAACTTTGGTGGCGGACAGGTGGATATCACCTCTGGCAAATTCGTGTTCTCTACCAGTGAAGCCTACCTGATTGAAAACGGTAAAGTGACGACGCCGGTGAAGGGCGCGACACTAATTGGCAGTGGTATTGAAGCCATGCAGCAGGTGTCTATGGTCGGTAACGACCTGAAGCTGGACCGCGGTGTAGGCGTATGTGGTAAAGCAGGTCAGAGCGTGGCAGTTGGTGTAGGTCAACCGACTTTGAAGCTGGACGCGATGACGGTCGGCGGAACAGAGTAATTGCTGCGGATGAAATACAAAAAAGCCGGGTAACCCCGGCTTTTTTAGTCTTCAGACTCTGCTTTCAGTGTTTTCAGCATCTGGAAGATTTCGCGGTAAGCTTTTGGCGGCTTGTTACCTTCCTGCTCTTTCTTCGCCTGACGGGCTAGTTGACGCAGTTTCTGACGATCAGCGGTTGGGTACTGTGCCACTACATCGTTAATGGCAGCATCACCTTCTGCGACGACGCGATCACGAAGCTTTTCCATTTTGTGCAGCTCAATCGACTGTTGACTGTGCTTATTGCGCAGCAAATCCAACGCCGCCTGAATAGGCTCAGGATCGCGGGTGCGCATCAGTTTGCCGATGAACTGCATTTGACGGCGCTTGGCTTCTTTGTCAAAGCGTTGCGCGTCAGAAATGGCTGCGCGCAGATCGTCGTCCAGCGGAAACTTTGCCAGTACAGAAGGTTTCAAAGCGACCAGCTCTTCACCCAGTTTTTGCAGTTCTTCCATGTCACGTTTCATTTCGGTCTTGCTGACCCAAATGATCTCTTCTTCCTCTTCCCAAGGCTCACGTTTGTTCTTACGGCCCATAATTCTTCCCGAGGTTGTTTGACGGTTTCGATAACGGCGTATCTTATCAAGAATGTCGAATTTTGCTGGTGTTTTTTAAGCATTGCGGCCCTTTCGAGTGGTATGCTTATCAGCAACACTCATTAATTT
The nucleotide sequence above comes from Grimontia kaedaensis. Encoded proteins:
- a CDS encoding carbon-nitrogen hydrolase family protein, with the translated sequence MTKFGVVQMNSGMDPEANLEVMEGQLKHLKTQGARLVLTPENCLVFGTKEDYDKHAEVLGHGPLQKKLSQLAFELGIWLVMGSFPIRNNDGTLSTTCLVYDAAGNLRASYEKLHMFDVDIADNHRSYRESDTFKSGDNLVLVDTPFGTLGLSICYDIRFPQLYSALRQRGADIIVVPAAFTKVTGAAHWEVLLRARAIETQCWVLAAAQCGSHQGGRETYGHSMIVDPWGQVVTGLNEQIGTAWADIDLASNSAIRSKMPVMQHARLQCAMK
- the tldD gene encoding metalloprotease TldD; the protein is MSLEHVEETMLHLSGVSKSQLSQTLEHLAARNIDYGDVYFQSCWHESLVLEDSIIKDGSFNIDRGVGVRAITGEKTGFAYSDQINADALMQSATAARGIADKGGKLKVSAFASRQYPMIYQAIDPLKSMSKEEKIALLKEVDAYVRAKEPLVQEVSVSIVGVYEQVLIAATDGTYAADVRPLVRFSVSVLVEKDGRRERGSAGGGGRFAYTYFISEEDGKTVAMNYADEAVRQALVNLHAKGAPAGTMPVVLGAGWPGVLLHEAVGHGLEGDFNRKESSVFTGQVGEQVTSPLCTIVDDGTLQDRRGSLNIDDEGVPGQYNVLIENGILKGYMQDKHNAHLMGVAPTGNGRRESYAHLPMPRMTNTYMLAGESSPEDIISSVEYGLYAPNFGGGQVDITSGKFVFSTSEAYLIENGKVTTPVKGATLIGSGIEAMQQVSMVGNDLKLDRGVGVCGKAGQSVAVGVGQPTLKLDAMTVGGTE
- the yjgA gene encoding ribosome biogenesis factor YjgA — protein: MGRKNKREPWEEEEEIIWVSKTEMKRDMEELQKLGEELVALKPSVLAKFPLDDDLRAAISDAQRFDKEAKRRQMQFIGKLMRTRDPEPIQAALDLLRNKHSQQSIELHKMEKLRDRVVAEGDAAINDVVAQYPTADRQKLRQLARQAKKEQEGNKPPKAYREIFQMLKTLKAESED
- a CDS encoding YhdP family protein, whose translation is MAKFAQRLAVTVKWLLVVLLVCAAVFTAAMRVVLPNLDAAKAPIQRWASDTSGFTIDFSTFKGHWRYLVPSLSLHDLTLSTETSHLEILTAESIDMHFDLWASLQRRKPTFSNVTITGLNVDLTQLPERDNTGNESLKSQLERLFLVGLGQFAIHDAKVTLLSPSEEHKTIDINSLLWDNRAGTHHVQGVVSVQGTSLNKLDVQGVFTERNGLGSLDGEFYLKADDVSLKSWISKFINPEVSLATAKVGGEAWLTVEKGNARSALISVNNSDIAWLPNAPSLQSQKSSTQSVQIQRGQLLIEQSGEGWHIATDNFAIKTDGKLWPEPNLRADISDEAWIVNANYFDVGLLLPLRELIALPEGAEDAISALSPEGIAQDIRVEQPKGGEVRYSAALKNVSFNHWTYLPEVHKLDMILAGVGKNGKVTLAMTDDILPYGDFFQAPLNIEQGDVVGYWQLHEDSVTIWSDRVAVRSPHLDVMGEFRLDIPFGDRSSWLAFYAEASLNNAGQTWRYLPALALDEELTDYLSAAIRGGQADHAKLLWFGDFETFPYPEHQGIFQAYVPLKNGQFSFDTQWPTLTDLELELLFQNDALYLDASNVGLMGARGFGLKGEIPSFSDDNSVLLIDANVTSSGADLHDYMLATPLVDSVGAALTHVQVDGKVNGKISLNIPLNGDDVLAKGQASLKNSTVSIVSPEMTFEKVSGNIKFDNDVVWAKKLKANLLAQPINIGFKGETESDNYLVNIDIDGNWEADRLKAALAQPDMSFIEGKSAWDLNVGIALKDVGFTYDVKLDADLTTLDFNLPSPLDKPSFIKGQGSMKASGDAQSLVGQVELPNVKYQANIDISGELPVVTKSRTVIGDGELSLQPLTGNAVSIDVPVLDLHAWKDVVAKAEAAHRNSKDSMPIVLPNPSRLNVKADKVQAGELIFNNFSMAARKKSDGFHVLVGSEELAGDAWWDEDDFLTVSIDHLFLNMDLDKETAEENAGRKGARLANDVDQVLMYYIPSTDLTINELWLQGYRVGKVETQLLKRGKTITMPKFAIDSGGARIRANGDWSISNKGFNHSELTFDVSAKNSSDLMGRFAVTGGIQDATVKTSGELSFDGAPWSLNVETLNGVLETKIENGYISGVGGAGRLLGLFSLDSILRKMQLDFTGVFEDGLAFDEISGSASITNGVVVTDNIQMNALAGDMFIRGIANLAKNQVNADVRFVPDLTSGIPVLTAFAVTPQTALYVLAVTTVLSPVVDVFTQVRYQVSGAIDDPVVREVSRSTGEVTLPEQATKRLREQQKEQ